Within Mucilaginibacter inviolabilis, the genomic segment CATGGCGCTGTTGCGGTAAAGGCTCAGAATATTCCCATTCTGATCATAGCTGATCCTATCTTCGTCCCAGCCATGGGTGGTGGTAAAGGCCCCGGTGCTGGCCGTGGTACGCTCGGCGTATATGGCTGCCGTATCCCGGTTCAGCGCATCATAGTAATAACGAAAAGCCCGCTCATAACTGTTGGTACCACCGCCATCCTTGCTCATCCATTTAACCGCCGAAACTTTGCCATTGTAATAAGCTGTATTACCCAGGTTAGCATCGGTCTGATCATACAGCAACTGTAAACCAAATACATCGTTAGCATCGCTGTTGGTTACCCCGGCATCATTGCTCAGTTTGCTGTTATTGATACTCAGCAACTGTCCCCGGATATTATACCGCATATCCACATTTTGCAGATAAGTGCTACCGCTAACCTGACCCAAACCTTTTTTAATCACTTGCCCCAATTCGTTATACGTGTAAGCGGCTACTACCGAAGAACTACCGCCATTATACGCCTGGCTGACCGAAGTAATCCGGTTCCGGTGATCATAGGTAAAACTGGTCTGTACCGTTATGGTAGTGCTTGCCCCGGTCTGCTTGGAGACTTTTGTCACCTGCGGTACACCTGTAAAATCGGGCACGGTGGTGCTTTTGTCTGTCAGGGTTAGTATGTTGGTAAAGTTCAGATGGTTATTACTCTGTGTTTGTATCGGGTTTCCTCTTTTATCATAAAAAGTGGCCCTGGTCATCCAGGTGCCGGCCACGATACCTGGTCCGATATCGAACATCAGCGTCATTGTGGGCATATCTTTTACCGCTGCTGTGGTCGCAGTGCCTTCACCGGGCAGACCCTGGGCCGAATAGCTGAAATTAGGTGTACCATCCATATCGATGTCATAATCATCGTAGTAGGCATAAGCCAGGGCAAATGTATTGCTTGTTGGAAAAGCCACATTGGTGTAATAACCCGTTGAAAGAACGGTGGAACGGCTCTCGTACCAATTGGTACCATAGTTGGCACTGACCCAGGCCTGCATAGCTACCCTGCCGATATGTGTGGCATCGGCATAAATACCCTGGCTCACCATCCGCCCTTTGACATCGTATTTGATGTAATTCCACTGGTTGTTTATCCGCATGTTCGAATCCTGCAGCAATACGGGACGGTTATAGGGATCATAAATGGTCAATACCTTGCTCTGGGCCGGCACTGTTTTTTCTACCAGGCGGCCCATGTTGTCATATACATAATGGAACACCAAATTGATGAGGGGCGCCGTAGTCAGGTTATAACTGTTAGCTGCCAGTTTGTTTACCGCAAGCGGGGGAATGGTATAGCTCAGCATTCCCGCGTAGTTATACACGTAATAAGTATCGAGATTACCACTAGAGAGAACCTGACGTTTTAAAATAACACGACCGGCTATATCGGTAAAGCTCACTGTTTCGGTATTATCTTCGTCTTTGCCATCGGTCACGGCCAGTGTATTATTGGCATAATAGGTGCCTGCGGTAAAACTACCATCAGGGTTCCAGACCAGAATATTACCATCACTGGCACTGTTAAAACGGTAGCTGACCGTTTTGTAATGATTCCCGCTTACAGTCGGCTGAAAGCCGTTCCCGGCCATACCGGACTGCAGTACACGTTGCAAAGGGCTGTTTTCAAACACCTGCTGGGCATAAGGAGAAGCATCGGTAGCAATCAAATATTGCGAGGTCTGGTTATAAAAATTTGGCTGCGCAGTACTGATCGCCGTGGAGCGGTAACTGCCGGCGGTATCTGTACTATTACCCGCATAAGGCAGGTAGCCGATCGTTTGTCTTCCCAGGTTATCATAGGCGACCGGCTGGATAATATCATTCTGATTGGGGCTAGCCTGTACAGCTACCGACTGAAGCGGACGGCCCATGCCATCATAATATACCCTGGTGGTTTGCTTTTGGCTAAGGGTTAGCGCCGATAGTTGGGCATCAGTCGTTACACCGGCGACTTTTACGACTTCCTGCTGGATAAACCCTATACCCTGGGCCACGGCCTGTAGGCAACCGGCAGTCAAAATTAACGTGAACAGGGTCAGGTATATTTTTTTATTCATGTGATGATGAATATTAGGTTTTACTGTTTTGATGATCGTTAATACTACTTATTGTCCGTAGGTACAACTGGTATTATCCGTTTTGAAATTGATGGTGTGACCGGCAATAAAATTGAAAGAAAAACTATAACCCGTTGAATTCCCTGCACTGCTGTAAGTAAAGCAACCGCCATTGCTCGTATTGTTTTGGTCTATATAGCCCACATATTTCCACCCTTTTCCCGTGTCCGGGTTGTATAATCCACCCACTGTGTATATCGTTACATTGTAAGTACCCGCGGCAATGCTAGCCCCGTTCAACTGGCCTGTATTAAAAGTGTAAGTATTAGAGCTGTTGCTTAGCGTAACACTACTGATACCCCCACCGGTTGTATTGGTGGAATAGGTTAAGTTAACAGGAGGTGGCGGCAACACGGTAACGGTTTGGGTTGTTGTTTTTTGACCATAATAAGGTGAACTAACAGTTAGGGTAACGGTATAGTTCGTGGCAGTGCTTACCAGCGCAGAATAAGTATGGGTCACCGTACCCGCCTGGGTCGTATTGAACGGTGCTGTCCCATCCCCAAAGTTCCATTGGTAATTCACGCCGCTACCATAGCAGCCATCAACAGCGCTATTGGTAAAAACAACCGGCGTGGTATTATAAATATTACCGGTGGTGCTTACCGTAAATGCAGAACTGAAATTTTGTATGTCAGTCGATAAAATGTACAAATTCTTTTGCAAGATATTCCTGTCCTGATCAAAACTATATAATGTCCTGCCCCATTGGTCATTGGAGTAATACACAGATACGCCATTGGTGTTGGTTGCTGCAATCTTATAGTGCGTGGTGACATCATAATTCATGGTATTCACCGTCGCATTTTCGGGGTAAAAAAGCACATCATCCACGGAAACATTTACCGAACAGCTAACCTTTGTAGTAAAGCTCGGTGTCATATTATTAACCGGTATTTTCCACTCATAATAGGTCCAGGTATTATTTCCGGCCACCGGCTCAGTATAAGTGTAGGTTTGGCTGCCGGTGGTAGTCAGCGCGATCACCACATTACCAGCGGCCGCTGTATTTAACCATACTGAAAAAACATAATTATTGGCCTGGACATTTTTAGAAGTCTGGGCATTGAGCCATTGGGATGTACCCAAGCCAATGGATTTTGCACTATGGCTGCCATTAGGAGAGAAACCACCGTCAGGGTTACCCGCAACGGTAAATGCATGACTATTATCAAAAGCGTTATCAAAATCGTTAAAGCTGACCTCGGCAGCAGCCGCATTTTTAATAGTCACCAAAGGCTGATGAGTACCATATGTTGCAATAACTCCATTAACATGCTGATGGGCATCATCTGCGGTTTGCAATACACCAGCGCCATCGTATGCAGTATAATTGGCTGCTGCAAAGTACCGGTTATCCCAGCTGAAAATACCTGACGCGATAGTAGATGGCTGAAAATTAGTAATACCGTCGGGCGCAATCAATTTGAGAGATTGGGCCGGCAGGTAAAATGTATTGGCACCTGAGGTGAACGTACCGAATTTGGTGAGCGCTCCACTGATGGTATTGGTAATCCCACCACGCTGCACCTGCTGGTAGGTCTCAACCGGCGTATTGATGTTTAATTGCTGTAAGTGATAGATAGCGGCAGTCGGGGCATCACCGCCTGAAGTAGCCGTTGCGTAGTCTTTGGTATATTTGATCTGTGTGGTCAGGATGCTGTTGTCGCTGTTGGTCACCTGCGTCTGGGTGGGCAGCTTATGGCCGGTTCCGGCATAAGTATAGCTCACCGAACTCTGCCTTGCCTGGCTAAGTGTGGGCGAATCAAACACTTTTTGGGTTTGGGTACTGATCAGTTCGCTTGTTGCCGCGTAGATATTGTATTTCGCATAAGCTTTCACCCCGTTATTGTCATCGAATTTAAAAGCTGTAACCGTTAAAGGTGCCCCTGTACGCTGGTAGGCGTAATTTGTTTCACTTACCTCTGTTCCGGTCTCGTTATAATTGATCACTTTTTGTATCAGCCCCCTTTCCATATCATAGTTGGCAGCAGGCGGAAAGGGATAAGTATAAATATCGTTTTTTATGGGCCCATAGGACGCACAGGTGGGTCTGGCCATATTGGTTATAGTCGGGCTCCATTCTGCCGTAGTACAGGAGCCACATCCCGGGATTGCACTGTTATCCCATTCTGTGGCCGGAACATAATATTGATAAAGGGTGGAACCGGCACCTGTCCTGCTTTCTTTGACGTAACCATACATGACGGTGTGGTCATCATTGGACAGATCAGTTATTGAAATGGCCGTTGCATTATTCCATAAAGTATTGCCTGTCGCTGTACCGGTATAGGGAATTGTGAAGGCAAAAACGGGTAAAGTAACGGCTTTCCCGCTGGATTTACCTGTGACCGGGTTTAAATAACCGTAATTGCGTACCATATCATGCGCTGTACTTATACCATCATTATCGGTGATTTTTTTTACCCGGATGCCATTCCCATAGGAAATTGTATTGGAGGGTATGTCCAGATAATCATTGGGTTCATATGTCAAAGTGGTGGTTCCTCCCTGTGCATTGATAATGGTAGCCAAAGAACCCGTCGTTATTGTAGTCGGGTCCACATATTTTCCGGTGACGCCGACAAAGTTGGTATAATCAGGTCCTGCTGCGTTGGGGTAAGTATAGTTGGTATATCTCGGGTAAGCCGTATTGGCGGGATTAACATACACAAACGGGATCGGTGACGTCGAGTTATTCGTATTATAATAACCCCAATAGTCGTAACGGTTTGTCGATGAATCAGGCAGTGTGGTCTGATAATTGAAAATATTTCCCGTGGAATTGGTCTCTCCATAATAGCTGAACTTATAATTGACCGGTGAATTGCAGCCGATATCTTTAAAATCGCGCAGGAAATTTCGGTAATAACCGGTGTTATCCTGTTTTATAAAAACGACCGGACTGTAGTCGAACTTGAAATTCCGGCCTGCACCAGTGATATTGGTCACATAGGGAATATTCGTTCCACCATTTCCAATTACATAGGTGTCCCAACTTAAAGCAAGGTTATCACCACCCCCGCTTATGGAATAGACCGTTTGAAGATTTATAGTTTGTTGCGTTAAATACTGAACGGAACCAGTGGTAGATCCTGCAATATAGAGGGTAACCGGATCAGTGCTTCCCCTGGGAGTTCCCCCGCCATATCCTAAAGTTATGGCATTACCATTGGCATCCTTTATACTGGTCAGGTGCCAATTATCATAAAAATCAATACCATGCTGGTATTGATAATAGGTGGTCTTTAAATAGACAGGAGGGGTAGTAGAGCCTGTTGGCAGAACGGTCGTTTGTGTGATCTTGTCCGGGCTGGCAAAAGTATAGGTTATACCTTTATCATTAATGATTGTGAACGAAGTTATAGCGCCCCCCAGGTTACCGGTTCCGCTATTCTGCGTATAGGTAATTTTCAGGTCCTGATAGGAAAGCAAACGGATTTGATGGTTGCCGTCAAATATAAACTGACAAGATAACCCAGGCGCATTGACATTAAAAACATCCGGTTCGGTATCCGTAGTATAATTAAAATTGGCATTGATATAGTTGATATCAGTGATCTCATCGGAGCAGGTGGCGGTATTATTATCATTAGCTATGGAAAAAGCATTGATCTTAGCCGGGGCCGTATTGCTGCTGCTCAACCATCCTAGGGAGCTAATACCGCTATTATCCTGGGTTACGTCATCGGGGAGCCCTCTCAATTGCCGGCTGATCTGCCCTCCGGCCTGTAAGGTCCAATTCATGCCAGCCGAGCTTTCTACGTCCTTGGGTTTTACACCGGTTGCATTATATACCAGGCTGATCGGTAAGGAGACCTGTCCGCTGCTGATCGTGTAGACAGGGATAACTACATTACCCGTTCCGGTTAGCGGATTAACGCTTACCTGGCTTTGTGCGGAGACGATGAATTGGCTAAATAAGAAAACGGAAGTAAAAAAGTAAAATAAACTTTTTTTCATATGTTAAATGGCGATAAGTTTAGGAATAACCCGATGGTAACCTGGTATTTAAAGGCTATTTTTAAAAAAAACAAACCTATCAATTATAGTAATATTATCTGATTTTATATAAGATGAAACAGTTTATTTTTAATTAAGCGATATTTTCCAAAAACTGGGCTCGAACCGCAGTTGTCGATTAAAATAAATGATAATTAATGTGCAAACGTTTGCGTGGTTCATATCTTCATAAAAGATCCAGGATTGGAAAGATCAAAAGATCGTAAAAGAATTCTATATACCATTTAAATCACCGATTGTTATCAACTGCAAATCGCTGATGGAGTGACTTATCCGGTTGTGCGCAAATGTTATCCATATTGTATCCTATACCGGGAGCAAAAGCGGTCTTCAATAAGATCGACAGTCCGCATTCCCCAAAACAGCATATTGATGGATATCCTCTAATTTTGTAAAGTCATTGGCCCAAGGGCCAATGACTTTACTTTTACTAGCCGACAAGTCAAGGAGCTCAGCCCTTTCGAAAGTCCAAAGTATCCATAAAGCCTCCCGAACACGGCCTATCCGATCATCGATCAGGCAATTATTTACCCCAATTCACCTCTGCAAGTGGTCTCGGCATCGCATCGAAAATGGTTTGCCTTTTCTGGTCAAGCGGCAATTGGTTCAGACGGCCATAACGGCGCATATCTATCCAGCGGTGTCCTTCATAAAAAAGACTATACCTGCGCTGTTTTAATAATTCGTCAATCAAAGCCTCTTTAGTAAGCACTCCGGTATAAACCGGCCGGCTCCCCGCCTGAGTGCGGACGATATTTAGGGCATTTACCGCGTTTTGATATTGCCCCAGCTGTATCATACATTCTGCATAGATAAGGATTAATTCCTCATTTCGAATGATCGATATAGGTGTCAAATTAGTTGGATAAAGGGCGACATCATATGAACCCGAAATACCAACCAGATTTGCGGCTGAGCTACGTAATGCTACTTTATTCAACCGGGCATCGCCGGGTTCGGCATCCGCAACAAAAGCATTGTTCGCCACTACGGTAACCGCATTGTTAAGAGGCTGATACAAAGGATTGAGCGCATCCGGTGCCACACCCCAGTTAAATACAGGCCCTGTTGTTAAGGGGCCGTCGATTTTGAAAAAGGAAGCATTCAAATCATCCAGTGCAATTTGCCAGTTCTGCTGGTAGATATCCACGCGGGCTGCAACTGCCCGGTTGAACTGAAGAAAAGTAAGGGGCGTATCAAATCCAGCAAAACCAGAAGGCGCATTGAACATAAAAGCATTTCCTGCTTGTTTGAGTTGATTGGCTGCTGTATCAAGTAAAGCCTTAATCGATGTAAGGCCTGCCGCATAGGACACAAATGGTCCTGGATTTAAATAATCAGAGAGGTCCGTACGGATGCCATTTTTGCCCTGCATATTGAGAATATGGAGCATTTCAAAGGCAATAACGGTATTGGAGAATCCTTCCACACCCAGTTTTTCCTGCGCATTTATCGAATTGGTGTTAAGCGCTGACTGTTTCAGAATAGCTGCCGTCTGGCGGGCACTGCTGAACGAAAAATAATAACCATTATAAAATGCCCCGGGGTCAAGCGCACCGTTAAGACCGGCCAACTCATTTACCCACCTGGTTTCCGATTCATTGATCACATAGACTTCACGTCCAAGTGTCCCGGCAACCTTGCAGTAAGATTCGTAACTGCTCGTTCCGTTACCTGGATTTGTATTGTACCCGGTTCTCATGGCAGAAAAAGTGCCGATAGCTAATTGTGTAATTTGACCACGAGTCGCGTTTTTCAGCACGGTTGAAAGTTCGGCACCGTTTGGATTAGGAATCTCCGGGTTATTGAAAACTTTATTACAGGCGAATATCGTCAGTAGCCACATGATACAGGTAGCAGCGACAAGTTTGTTTTTAATTGGTGTCATTGTTAATTTTTTTAAAGTAAAATCAATTGATTGGGAAATCAGAAATCTACACCGAGGTGGAACAATACCCGTTTGGTATAGGGAGCGCTGACAATATCATAATTACTCCCTACCGAGGTTTGACCAAAGGCAGATACTTCAGGGTCCAGACCCGTATATTTGGTAATGGTGAGCAGGTTATTTCCGGAAACGCCGAGGCGCATTCCTTTGATAAAGTTGCCAAACATTCTTTGCAGCTGATATTTGTCAACCGTATAGTTCAATGCGATCTCCCTCAACTTCAGATAACTGGCGGGTTCGATAAAATATCCGGCTGTCAGCCCTATTTGTCTGGCAAGGCCGGTAGGTATTGCAGGTCCGGGAATCCTGTTTCCAGAGGCATCGAAATGTGTCGGAACCATCCAGTCCGCGCTTTGCCCACCTTCGTCCTGTTGGAACCTGGTGAAATTACTTACATAGCTTTTATAACTCCAGTGCAGCAGAAATGACAATTCGAAGTTTTTTAAAAAATCTATTTTATTATAACTCGTCAATTGAAATTTGGGTTGTGCATCACCATATTTGGTCAGGGTACCATCCGGTTTTACAGGGGTTCCCACGAATTCGGTCGGAGATTGTCCAACACGCAATTCATTAAATCCATAAAGCGCACCCAGATTTGGTCCCGCAGCAGAAGGTGGAATGATTAGCCGGGTGATCAGGCTGCGGTTATACCAGTAATTCAATATGGTGGTCCATTTAAAGTTCGGATGATTGACTGGTGTTGCACTTAAGGACAATTCAAGGCCTTTATTTTGCAGATCTCCAATAGGGTAACCCGTAATGCTGGAATAGCCCACAGAAGGCGCCAGGGTAAAAGGCTGTAATAAATTCTTCACCTTTTTATTATATAGGGTCAGTTCAAGTGTGATCAGGTTATGGAAAAAACCGAGATCTGCGCCATATTCTATTTCGCTGGCAATCTCATATTTAACCTTATCATTACCCAAGGTAATTGGTGCGGTAACCCCCAGTTGGTTTTGGTAAACCGTTGGATTTAATTGACTGAAATTACTACCAAATGCAGCCGGTCCGCCGGTTTGCCCGTAGGCCACCCGAATTTTGAACTGGTTGATCGCATTAACGTTCCAGAAATCAAATTTCGAAATATTTGCAGCCAAGGCACCTTTTGGAAAGGGATAAAAAGTATTGTATGCAGTGTTAGTTGTATTTTTATCCACCCGCAACGCGGCGGTTGCAATGATGCGGTCTTTCCAGTTTACCTCATGCTGCAAGAAAGCGCCTGTATTGATCAATTGCTGAAAATAGCTATAGTTGGAACGAACCGCAGCATTTACCGGGTTGATTTGTCCGGTTTCCAGCCCCTCGCCTTGTACTGCGTTAATAGCCAGATTCTGGTTAAAACGAACCAGGCCGGCAGAGGTGGTATTGGTAAAGTCAGTACCATAAAGAGAATTCACCAATGCCAGTTGAAAGTTGGTATTGATATTTCTGTCGTTGGTAAAACGGGATGCACCCGGATAGCCGCTGATCGCATTAACCTGAGATTGTGCATCATCAGGCGCATATAATTCTGCCTCTGTCAACAGGTAATCGATCCCGCCCTGAAAACTTGCTTTGAGATGATGGTGATCCTTCTTAATGAGGGTATAATTAGTGGCAAAAGACTCGATGAAACGGTTGGTCGTTTCCTTGTTGATAAAGTCGTCAATAACGTGAAACGGATTTTCCGCGTAATATGGATTTACCGGGTAAGTTCCATCTGCATTGCGATGTATCTGTGCATAGGCGGGCAACGATGTCAGGTTGGTGCCGATGTCAACACCATTATTATCATTGTTTTCCCAGCCCCTGTTGGTGACATTATTGATGTAGTTGGAGTTAAACTGCAGATCCCAGCGATCGTTGATAGTATGGTTGATGTTGGCTCGTAGTGTAGCCCTTTTGAAACCTGTATTTTTGGTAATCCCGTCTTCGTTGTTGTAGCCTCCTGAAATATAAAATCGCGTATTGGCAGAGCCTCCGCTTAAACCCAACTGGCTATAAGTACCCAGGGCGGTGCGCCCGTAGATTTCTTTGGGGTAATTATAGATCTGACCTGCAGCTTTTGCCTTTAGATAGGCAGCAATTTCAGAGTTCTGTTGTGCCGTATCGCTGTAAAATGCCTTTATTTTGGCCACATCCCAGCTACCGTAATTTAATAGTTTTGTAGCAGAAATAGCTGCCACATCCTGGCTAAAACTGATCTTTGTTGGGCCATTGAATCCTTTTTTTGTGGTAATAATCACCACACCGGCATTTGCCAGTGTGCCGTAAATAGCAGCCGCACTTGACCCTTTCAAAACTTCCACAGACTCAATATCTTCTGCATTAATATCTGCCAAACGGTTTGCCAGATTATCCTGACCCTTGGAAATGCTGTTTGCCCCGGTAAAAGCGTTCGTTCCCCGACCTGCATCAAAACTTGAATTATTAAGAATGACCCCGTCCATGATAAACAACGGCTGAGAACTGCCGGTAATGGATGAAATTCCCCTTAACTGCATCGAAACACCGCCGCCGGGCGCACCGCTCATTTGCGTAATCGTGGCCCCAACAATCTTACCGCTGAATGCTCCATCCAGCGTCGAGGGCGTGACGGTTCCGGTAAGGCGCGCGGCGGAAAGTGACGTGACCGCATTCGCCGCATTACTCCTTTTAACATTGGTAGCCAGGCCCGAGGTGATAACTACTTCTGCCAATGCCTGGCCTACAGGATCAAGAATAACGTCCAAAGTTTTAGAAGAGCCTACTTTGATCTGCTGACTTTTGTAGCCGATATAGGTAAAAATCAGCAAATTGTCATTGCCAGTTACTTTGACGTGGTACATTCCGGAGGTGTCAGAAGTTGTGCCGTTTGTGGTACCCTTGACCCGCACGTTTACGCCCGGCAGTAACTCTCCTTTGGTAGAAGTTATCCGGCCACTGATCATCGCCTGGCCAAAAGCATTGTTTATTAAAAAGAAAGCCAAAAGTAATGTTATTGCGCTGGCCATGTTGACCTTTTTACAAGCGCTGTTTTTGGGGAAGGAAAATATCCGGAATAGAAATTTTATAATATTTTGAATTAGACGTATTTTCATAATCACTGATTAATTTTTCTGATGAAATGGTATTCTAAATGATTGATTTCAATTTTTTTTTACATGCCGTTGGGACTTGGAGGTTCGGCCCCCGTCGTTCCGTAAGCAGGATGGTAAAAAATTGCGCTGAACAGTGATCTTTTAATACACGGTCTAAGAATTGGCTTTTTCATAACCGTCAATTAATTTTCGAATAAAAAATTTTAAGATTGATAACGCGGCAAATAGGTTATCGTAGCGGTAGTAAGTAATTAGGGGGCTCTTTATCCATCGTGTTTAATATTTAAGGGGTTAATAAATATTCCTTGTGGAATGTGCCGCGAAGATAGATTGCCCCCTTTGAAAGAACCGTTAGAGGAAGGACAGAAATAAATTATAAATTCATTAGAAAAAAACAGTGAAATAAAGAGGCAAAATAATGGTTTGAAGCTCATTATACATTAAAGCAAAATCTGTATATGCAACTGTTACCATCAGCAAAGCAATATGGATATGATGATATCCGAAAAGGTCACGAACTTCATCGCTCGAAAACAAAGCAAAACATATTTATGCAGTGTTTCCTGCGTAAGTTTTCTGTGATTTGCCCCATGCCCAGGGTCAGAAAAGAAACAGTTAAAGAAGCAGAATAATCGTTGTTTAGTATTTTCGGAACGTAAATATTGAGCAAAGCCGCGTTACTTTGCCTTAAATTGTTTTTTAAATTTGACCTATAGACATTACAATTTCAGATGCTATTAGATATATAATTTGTGATTTACGCATAACTTTAGTTAGCGGCAATTTAATCATAATGGCGCTTTTTCATAGCGAACATCATTCAGACTATACCGTAACATCTATACCTGTGAAACACCTTCAGCGCTGCTGTTGAGCATTGCCAAAAATAATCTT encodes:
- a CDS encoding SusC/RagA family TonB-linked outer membrane protein, translated to MKIRLIQNIIKFLFRIFSFPKNSACKKVNMASAITLLLAFFLINNAFGQAMISGRITSTKGELLPGVNVRVKGTTNGTTSDTSGMYHVKVTGNDNLLIFTYIGYKSQQIKVGSSKTLDVILDPVGQALAEVVITSGLATNVKRSNAANAVTSLSAARLTGTVTPSTLDGAFSGKIVGATITQMSGAPGGGVSMQLRGISSITGSSQPLFIMDGVILNNSSFDAGRGTNAFTGANSISKGQDNLANRLADINAEDIESVEVLKGSSAAAIYGTLANAGVVIITTKKGFNGPTKISFSQDVAAISATKLLNYGSWDVAKIKAFYSDTAQQNSEIAAYLKAKAAGQIYNYPKEIYGRTALGTYSQLGLSGGSANTRFYISGGYNNEDGITKNTGFKRATLRANINHTINDRWDLQFNSNYINNVTNRGWENNDNNGVDIGTNLTSLPAYAQIHRNADGTYPVNPYYAENPFHVIDDFINKETTNRFIESFATNYTLIKKDHHHLKASFQGGIDYLLTEAELYAPDDAQSQVNAISGYPGASRFTNDRNINTNFQLALVNSLYGTDFTNTTSAGLVRFNQNLAINAVQGEGLETGQINPVNAAVRSNYSYFQQLINTGAFLQHEVNWKDRIIATAALRVDKNTTNTAYNTFYPFPKGALAANISKFDFWNVNAINQFKIRVAYGQTGGPAAFGSNFSQLNPTVYQNQLGVTAPITLGNDKVKYEIASEIEYGADLGFFHNLITLELTLYNKKVKNLLQPFTLAPSVGYSSITGYPIGDLQNKGLELSLSATPVNHPNFKWTTILNYWYNRSLITRLIIPPSAAGPNLGALYGFNELRVGQSPTEFVGTPVKPDGTLTKYGDAQPKFQLTSYNKIDFLKNFELSFLLHWSYKSYVSNFTRFQQDEGGQSADWMVPTHFDASGNRIPGPAIPTGLARQIGLTAGYFIEPASYLKLREIALNYTVDKYQLQRMFGNFIKGMRLGVSGNNLLTITKYTGLDPEVSAFGQTSVGSNYDIVSAPYTKRVLFHLGVDF